The proteins below come from a single Afipia felis ATCC 53690 genomic window:
- the rplL gene encoding 50S ribosomal protein L7/L12, with protein MADLQKIVDDLSSLTVLEAAELAKLLEEKWGVSAAAAVAVAAAPGAGGAGAAAAEEKTEFQVVLAAAGDKKIEVIKEVRAITGLGLKEAKDLVEGAPKPLKEGVAKDEAEKIKATLEKVGAKVELK; from the coding sequence ATGGCTGATTTGCAGAAGATCGTGGACGACCTCTCGAGCCTCACCGTGCTCGAGGCTGCCGAGCTCGCGAAGCTCCTCGAAGAGAAGTGGGGCGTTTCGGCTGCCGCCGCCGTGGCGGTTGCTGCCGCTCCGGGCGCTGGCGGTGCTGGTGCTGCCGCTGCTGAAGAAAAGACCGAGTTCCAGGTCGTTCTGGCTGCGGCTGGCGACAAGAAGATCGAGGTCATCAAGGAAGTCCGCGCCATCACCGGCCTGGGCCTCAAGGAAGCCAAGGACCTCGTCGAAGGCGCGCCGAAGCCGCTCAAGGAAGGCGTTGCCAAGGACGAAGCCGAGAAGATCAAGGCGACCCTCGAGAAGGTCGGCGCCAAGGTCGAGCTTAAGTAA
- the rplJ gene encoding 50S ribosomal protein L10: MERAAKKEAVETLKGTFQSTGVAVVAHYSGLTVAQMQTLRTQMKQAGASVKVSKNRLAKIALEGTDVASIGSLLKGPTVIATSNDPVAAPKIAVEFAKANEKFVILGGAMGTTVLNPDAVKALASLPSLDELRGKLVGLLVAPATKLAQLANAPAAKVARVVQAYASKGEAA, from the coding sequence GTGGAACGAGCGGCAAAAAAAGAGGCGGTCGAAACGCTAAAGGGGACCTTCCAGTCCACGGGCGTTGCGGTCGTTGCTCATTATTCCGGCCTCACGGTGGCTCAGATGCAGACTCTGCGTACGCAGATGAAGCAGGCTGGCGCCTCGGTGAAGGTCTCGAAGAACCGTCTCGCCAAAATTGCTCTTGAGGGCACGGACGTTGCCTCCATTGGTTCCCTGTTGAAGGGGCCAACCGTGATCGCGACTTCAAACGATCCGGTCGCAGCGCCGAAGATTGCCGTCGAATTCGCCAAGGCGAACGAGAAGTTCGTCATCCTTGGCGGCGCGATGGGAACGACTGTCCTGAATCCCGACGCGGTGAAGGCGCTTGCCTCGCTGCCGTCGCTCGACGAACTGCGCGGTAAACTTGTCGGCCTCCTGGTGGCGCCGGCAACCAAGCTCGCTCAGCTCGCCAACGCTCCCGCGGCGAAGGTCGCGCGCGTTGTTCAGGCCTATGCCTCAAAGGGTGAAGCGGCGTGA